Proteins from a single region of Runella sp. SP2:
- a CDS encoding two-component regulator propeller domain-containing protein, producing MYRLFLFFLGIQLVSRCLFAQDYRVEHIGVERGLSQGSPYHMLKDSRGFMWFGTQDGLNRYDGHSFKVYKPDPNNSNTLHGVNIAGIVEDRRGNIWLGTEEGLNCYERSTEHFTLIVDKKHAGIKKRTAPFYADQDELWYIREGEGMLAYHFKTKTHRVIAPEVFISQDFDYIDWTTRTPAGDVWMVGDKGVVRYNIKEKKYHYYFSQSPNNELGTPLNIICLYVDAKNTVWLGSLNGVIRIDNTYTTFQFFDNSAEGKPIGAVYSIAEGINKKLWIGTQRNGFWILNPAKLTLQPLSLPLVTPRKLDNYEITRIYVDSRGIIWANVDPDGLLKVIPNASVLRKVTDTPDSPDERRLDNFSVRCFAQSPDGNVWVGTEGSLNVYHPQNRTIIKRYLTKAAMPTIPSLNFIKSLLRDSHNRMWLGTYGGIMYFDPKAEKFTLFQFDKNPSRNNYTRNITELSDSLFLLGTPQGPWIFNVQKATFSRPPMLKNRNVFSVFQAKDSTIWVSSYFDGLYGFRYQNNQWKQVYYGMKYFNINVIREDTIRRKLWVGTEKGLLELNPKNRMYRFYNDRNGLANSYIYGIIIDKKRDLWLSTNHGISHFDQQTNQFRNFDVADGIQGYEYNGNAFLETSEGEIYFGGVKGFNSFYPERMRKLSFKPSVHLYNFSVNEAAFPLEKQINETDAVSLPYSQNTFSLEFAAIDFYSNGRNEYKYRLEGQDNDWVRSGNKNYVRYANLAPGHYVFRVKASNRDGLWSDDEKKLFIRVQPPFWQTWWFYFVCTGLFGYVAFVAGKNRLVRLKEKEQERLRIALDAQEQERKQIAQDLHDEVGARLATLKLYASTMTKYLSKKPESQEIKSKTLEIINDSIVDIRRMLRELSPRVLEQYGYAAAIEELVRKISQSGVVGVEMDASRLPERLPTEIETGLYRITQELMNNSLKHADCKKITIRAHQDEDIIHFDYFDDGKGFDYAKAKQGLGIGNIESRVAVLRGQIVWTPKVGEGNAVFIQIPMTSKRPELSLLDVKQVIESLRKWWESFREN from the coding sequence GTGTATAGATTATTCCTCTTCTTTTTAGGAATTCAGTTGGTAAGCCGATGCTTGTTTGCACAGGATTATCGGGTAGAACATATTGGGGTAGAAAGAGGGCTTTCACAAGGCTCACCTTATCACATGCTCAAGGACTCGCGGGGTTTTATGTGGTTTGGTACGCAAGATGGTTTGAACCGCTACGATGGACATTCATTTAAGGTATATAAACCAGACCCCAACAACTCTAATACGCTTCATGGGGTAAATATTGCAGGCATTGTCGAAGATCGCCGTGGAAATATTTGGCTAGGTACCGAGGAGGGGTTGAATTGTTATGAACGTTCGACAGAGCATTTTACCCTCATCGTTGACAAAAAACATGCGGGTATCAAAAAGCGAACAGCGCCGTTTTATGCCGATCAAGACGAACTTTGGTATATCAGAGAAGGAGAAGGAATGTTGGCTTATCATTTCAAGACCAAAACCCATCGGGTGATTGCACCAGAGGTATTTATTTCTCAGGATTTTGACTATATAGATTGGACTACACGTACACCTGCGGGGGATGTTTGGATGGTGGGTGACAAAGGGGTGGTTAGGTATAATATTAAAGAAAAAAAATACCATTATTATTTTAGTCAATCTCCCAATAACGAACTCGGAACTCCACTTAATATCATCTGTTTGTACGTTGATGCCAAAAACACGGTTTGGCTGGGGTCGTTAAATGGCGTCATTCGTATTGACAATACCTATACAACTTTTCAGTTTTTTGATAATTCGGCGGAAGGGAAGCCGATTGGGGCAGTGTATAGCATTGCTGAGGGCATCAATAAAAAATTGTGGATTGGAACCCAACGAAATGGTTTTTGGATTTTGAACCCTGCCAAATTGACTCTGCAACCTTTGTCGTTGCCATTGGTCACGCCCCGAAAATTAGACAACTACGAGATTACCCGTATTTACGTTGACAGTAGAGGGATTATTTGGGCGAATGTTGACCCCGATGGGCTTTTAAAAGTGATTCCGAATGCTTCTGTTTTGCGAAAAGTAACCGATACCCCCGATTCGCCAGATGAAAGGCGTTTGGATAATTTTTCGGTTCGGTGCTTTGCTCAAAGCCCCGATGGAAACGTGTGGGTGGGCACCGAAGGTAGTCTGAACGTGTATCATCCCCAAAATCGCACCATCATCAAGCGATACCTGACGAAGGCAGCGATGCCAACCATTCCTTCGTTAAATTTTATCAAGTCATTGCTTCGAGACAGCCATAATCGAATGTGGCTGGGCACTTATGGCGGCATTATGTATTTTGACCCAAAGGCGGAAAAATTTACGCTTTTTCAGTTTGATAAAAACCCTTCTCGAAACAACTATACGCGAAATATTACTGAACTTTCTGATAGCTTATTTTTACTCGGAACTCCGCAAGGGCCGTGGATTTTTAATGTCCAAAAGGCAACGTTTTCGCGCCCACCCATGCTAAAAAACCGAAATGTGTTTTCAGTATTTCAAGCCAAAGATAGTACTATTTGGGTGTCGTCTTATTTTGATGGGTTGTACGGCTTCCGTTACCAAAACAACCAATGGAAACAGGTGTATTATGGGATGAAGTACTTCAATATCAATGTAATACGTGAAGATACAATTCGTAGGAAGCTTTGGGTTGGTACGGAGAAAGGGCTGCTCGAACTGAATCCTAAAAATAGGATGTATCGCTTTTATAACGACCGCAATGGCCTTGCCAATTCGTATATTTATGGGATAATTATCGACAAAAAAAGAGACTTGTGGCTCAGTACAAATCACGGTATTTCGCACTTTGATCAACAAACAAACCAGTTCCGAAATTTTGACGTAGCTGACGGCATTCAGGGATACGAGTATAACGGCAATGCTTTTTTGGAAACCAGTGAAGGAGAAATATATTTTGGGGGGGTAAAAGGATTTAATAGTTTTTATCCCGAACGAATGCGGAAATTATCCTTTAAACCTAGTGTTCATTTGTACAATTTCAGTGTGAATGAAGCAGCCTTCCCATTGGAAAAACAAATTAATGAAACCGATGCCGTTTCTTTACCCTATTCCCAAAATACTTTTTCGTTGGAATTTGCGGCCATTGATTTTTACAGTAATGGCCGAAATGAATACAAATATAGGCTGGAGGGGCAAGACAATGATTGGGTACGCAGTGGTAACAAAAACTACGTCCGTTATGCTAACCTGGCACCAGGTCATTATGTGTTTCGGGTAAAGGCTTCGAACCGTGATGGATTGTGGAGTGACGACGAAAAGAAACTTTTTATTCGGGTACAGCCACCGTTTTGGCAAACTTGGTGGTTCTATTTTGTTTGTACGGGTTTGTTTGGTTATGTGGCTTTTGTGGCAGGGAAAAATCGACTGGTTCGTTTGAAAGAAAAAGAACAAGAAAGACTACGAATTGCCTTGGATGCGCAGGAACAAGAACGTAAACAAATCGCCCAAGATCTGCACGATGAGGTGGGAGCAAGACTTGCGACACTCAAGTTATACGCGTCCACGATGACAAAATATTTGTCTAAAAAGCCTGAAAGTCAGGAGATAAAAAGTAAAACATTGGAGATAATCAATGACTCCATTGTGGACATTCGACGGATGCTGCGTGAGCTAAGTCCGAGGGTATTAGAACAATACGGCTATGCAGCGGCCATTGAAGAGTTGGTTCGAAAAATCAGTCAATCGGGAGTGGTAGGTGTAGAAATGGATGCCTCTCGGCTGCCCGAACGTTTGCCTACCGAAATTGAGACAGGCTTGTACCGAATCACTCAAGAATTAATGAACAATAGTCTAAAACACGCTGATTGTAAGAAGATTACCATTCGTGCGCATCAAGATGAAGATATCATTCATTTTGATTATTTTGACGATGGCAAAGGATTTGATTATGCCAAGGCAAAGCAAGGGCTTGGCATTGGGAATATCGAATCGAGGGTGGCCGTTTTGCGGGGACAAATTGTCTGGACACCCAAAGTAGGGGAGGGCAATGCCGTTTTTATTCAAATCCCCATGACCTCAAAACGCCCCGAATTGTCGCTTCTGGACGTAAAACAAGTCATTGAATCACTTCGTAAATGGTGGGAGTCATTTAGAGAAAACTAA
- a CDS encoding LD-carboxypeptidase produces MIRPSFLRAGDRVGVLAMASKVSYPSLEEGLRILREDWGLEVVEGQTLYSHYNQFAGTDEERRQDLQQMLDDSSIKAIFSARGGYGSSKIIDTLRFQKFKKSPKWLVGFSDITAVHCHLHRLGFESLHATMPKLFGQEDAENALESLHKALWGEPLTYVVPAHPYNRNGNAAATVVGGNLCLLAHLLGSRSEIDTRGKILFIEDVEEYYYNLDRMMVQLKRARKLDQLAGIVVGQFTDLKDNESASFGKNHFEIISDYVQEFDYPVAFDFPVGHVPDNRAMVVGRKALLEVTSENTRLCFDS; encoded by the coding sequence GTGATAAGACCATCTTTTTTACGAGCTGGAGACCGAGTCGGGGTATTGGCGATGGCCAGTAAGGTGTCGTACCCATCATTGGAAGAGGGGTTGCGTATTTTGCGTGAAGACTGGGGGCTTGAGGTCGTTGAAGGTCAGACCCTCTATTCTCATTACAACCAGTTTGCAGGAACCGACGAGGAGCGACGCCAAGACTTACAACAAATGCTTGATGATTCTAGCATAAAGGCTATATTTTCGGCGAGAGGTGGTTATGGTAGTTCAAAAATTATTGATACCCTCCGTTTTCAAAAGTTTAAAAAATCGCCCAAATGGCTGGTAGGTTTTAGTGATATTACGGCCGTACACTGCCACTTGCATCGCCTTGGTTTTGAGAGTTTGCACGCTACTATGCCCAAGTTATTTGGCCAAGAAGACGCTGAAAATGCGCTTGAATCGCTGCATAAAGCACTTTGGGGAGAGCCACTTACGTATGTTGTGCCTGCCCATCCGTACAACCGAAATGGCAACGCAGCGGCAACAGTAGTGGGTGGTAATTTATGCCTTTTAGCACATCTGTTAGGGTCACGTTCTGAGATAGACACACGCGGTAAAATTTTATTTATCGAAGATGTAGAAGAATACTATTACAACCTCGACCGCATGATGGTGCAATTGAAACGAGCACGTAAGCTAGATCAACTGGCGGGCATCGTCGTGGGGCAATTTACCGACCTCAAAGACAACGAATCTGCTTCTTTTGGTAAAAATCACTTCGAAATTATCAGTGACTACGTGCAAGAATTTGATTATCCCGTCGCCTTTGATTTTCCCGTTGGACACGTCCCCGATAATCGTGCCATGGTAGTCGGACGAAAAGCGCTGCTGGAAGTGACGTCCGAAAATACTCGCTTGTGTTTTGACTCCTAA
- a CDS encoding NADH-quinone oxidoreductase subunit J — protein sequence MEEIAFYGFSALAVGAALTILFTRNVMYAALSLFIALLGVAALFVLAGADFLAVAQLLIYVGGVLILLIFGVMLTHRADRTDSQQANIVLTTHVNHFWGTVVALAIFGGLFWLIVHANFLILHGPDDVIDPAVRSTTLRQFGIHLMTTHVWAFEVIGILLLMALIGATYLAVMREK from the coding sequence ATGGAAGAAATTGCATTTTATGGATTTTCAGCACTTGCGGTGGGGGCAGCCCTTACGATACTCTTCACCCGCAATGTGATGTATGCCGCTTTGAGTTTGTTTATTGCCTTATTGGGGGTTGCGGCGCTGTTTGTCTTGGCAGGAGCCGATTTTTTGGCAGTGGCTCAATTGCTCATTTACGTAGGTGGGGTGTTGATACTTCTCATTTTTGGAGTCATGCTGACGCACCGAGCCGACCGAACGGATAGCCAACAGGCGAATATTGTCCTGACGACTCACGTAAACCATTTTTGGGGAACAGTGGTGGCGTTGGCCATTTTTGGCGGCTTATTTTGGTTGATTGTTCATGCCAATTTTCTTATTCTACACGGCCCTGACGATGTGATTGACCCAGCCGTTAGAAGTACAACCCTACGTCAGTTTGGGATTCACCTAATGACAACCCACGTTTGGGCTTTTGAAGTAATAGGTATTTTGTTACTCATGGCCCTGATTGGCGCTACCTATTTGGCCGTTATGCGAGAGAAATAG
- the ffh gene encoding signal recognition particle protein has translation MFESLQDKLNKAIRTLKGKDRITDINVAATIKEVRRALVDADVNFKVAKEITDKIKDKALDQKILIAVEPGQMFVKIVHEELTELMGGHAEGINTKGDPAVILIAGLQGSGKTTFSGKLASLLKRQGRQVLLAACDIYRPAAIDQLKVLGEQIGVEVFAEPENKNAVEIAQNAIAHAKKSGKKIVIVDTAGRLAVDEVMMREVENIKAALKPSEILFVVDSMTGQDAVNTAKTFNERLNFDGVVLTKLDGDARGGAALSIRQIVDKPIKFISTGEKMEALDSFHPDRMASRILGMGDVLSLVERAQQAFDEDEAKRLNAKMRQNKFDFNDFLGQLQQIKKMGNVKDLLGMIPGMGSAVKDMDIDNDSFKPIEAIIQSMTPKERENPDMIDNSRKKRIATGSGTSLQQVNNLLKQFDEMRKMMKKMNTMEKMGKLKMR, from the coding sequence ATGTTTGAAAGCTTACAGGATAAATTAAACAAAGCCATTCGAACCCTCAAGGGGAAAGACAGAATTACGGATATTAACGTAGCCGCCACGATTAAAGAGGTGCGCCGTGCCTTGGTGGACGCCGACGTTAACTTCAAAGTTGCCAAAGAAATTACGGATAAAATCAAGGATAAAGCCTTGGATCAGAAGATTCTGATTGCGGTAGAGCCTGGGCAAATGTTCGTAAAAATTGTCCACGAGGAGTTGACCGAATTGATGGGTGGACATGCCGAAGGTATTAATACCAAAGGTGATCCTGCCGTAATTTTAATTGCGGGTCTTCAGGGTTCGGGTAAAACCACGTTTTCGGGTAAATTAGCCAGCTTACTCAAGCGCCAAGGGCGTCAGGTGTTGTTAGCGGCCTGTGATATTTACCGTCCTGCGGCGATTGACCAGCTGAAAGTACTTGGCGAGCAAATTGGCGTGGAAGTTTTTGCCGAGCCAGAAAATAAAAACGCAGTAGAAATTGCCCAAAACGCCATTGCACACGCCAAAAAGTCGGGCAAGAAAATCGTGATTGTCGATACAGCGGGTCGTTTGGCCGTTGACGAGGTCATGATGCGTGAGGTTGAAAATATCAAAGCAGCCCTAAAACCTTCCGAAATTTTGTTCGTCGTTGACTCAATGACGGGGCAAGATGCGGTAAACACGGCCAAAACGTTCAACGAACGCTTGAACTTTGACGGGGTTGTGCTTACCAAATTAGACGGTGATGCCCGCGGGGGAGCGGCGCTTTCAATTCGCCAAATTGTAGATAAACCGATTAAGTTTATCTCAACGGGCGAGAAAATGGAAGCCCTCGATAGTTTCCACCCTGATCGTATGGCGAGCCGTATTTTGGGAATGGGGGACGTACTTTCGTTGGTAGAACGTGCTCAGCAAGCCTTTGATGAAGACGAAGCAAAGCGTTTGAACGCCAAAATGCGTCAAAATAAGTTCGATTTCAACGACTTCTTGGGACAATTACAACAAATCAAAAAGATGGGTAACGTCAAAGATTTGTTGGGGATGATTCCAGGTATGGGAAGTGCCGTGAAAGATATGGATATTGACAACGATTCTTTCAAACCGATTGAGGCCATCATCCAGTCAATGACTCCGAAAGAACGCGAAAACCCAGACATGATTGACAATAGCCGTAAGAAACGTATTGCAACAGGTAGTGGTACATCTTTACAGCAAGTAAATAATCTTTTGAAGCAATTTGACGAAATGCGCAAAATGATGAAAAAGATGAATACAATGGAAAAAATGGGTAAACTTAAAATGAGATAA
- a CDS encoding sialate O-acetylesterase — translation MQRRTTTYWRWLNVLLIVFMTVGTLMAQVKITFPVERAIFQRNNANQAVISIGGYYTQAVDRIEARLVPVLAGQGQATDWTTIQSNPSGGTFLGTLTGRGGWYTLEVRAFYGPNQIGRDAISRVGVGEVFLIAGQSNAQGFFNFGGPAASDDRVNAVTWDNQNSDKTNNPTLTFAQVTANMVIGPRGRSAWCWGALGDLLVRKLNVPVMFMNASWFDTSTQNWLDAANGKPVESRVPGVFLPPGMPYANLKASLQYYGSILGLRAVLWLQGENDAAARVTKAAYQNSLQGLVNVARIEQGEVLSSLPWVLSRTSRYAFNSASFVSQDVIEAQTAVINIPFNKCYGGPFTDNIQVPRPAKNPVNGEDDYVHFQGQGLAEVARAWDNSLPPSFFATVVPVMARQLLPISISCNTPAVSFNAKAPNGFSSYTWSTGETTQIITVKGAGTYQVTMKDNAGNTYLTAPITVTENVEPPVPTITPSGEQVICADSSILLSVNVSPVNTVTWSNSFEGRTISVRNPGQYTARISNIYGCTSSNSAPVTIKTISMKAPTVIQSGPYSVQAAVDSTIYSFADSKVSDISWDWQQGSRTLPNKQSAIKTTSIGAFSARSRVTFVSSAGGSSRTCVSPFSSEITVRPAGEEEGLIIYPNPSRHGKIAIETFQDLTNVQITVAHISGQVVYREKLPVLDIRKVVDLSHLPDGEYIFKVSSTTLNDSRRIIIDY, via the coding sequence ATGCAGAGAAGAACAACTACTTACTGGCGCTGGCTGAATGTGTTACTGATTGTGTTTATGACAGTAGGTACGTTGATGGCCCAAGTCAAAATTACTTTTCCCGTCGAAAGAGCCATTTTTCAGCGTAACAACGCCAACCAAGCAGTTATCTCTATTGGCGGCTACTATACCCAAGCGGTTGACCGCATCGAAGCACGACTAGTGCCTGTACTTGCAGGACAAGGCCAAGCTACTGATTGGACTACCATTCAATCAAATCCCAGTGGAGGTACGTTTTTAGGTACTTTGACTGGCCGAGGCGGTTGGTACACTTTAGAAGTAAGAGCATTTTATGGCCCTAACCAAATAGGTCGTGATGCGATTAGTCGCGTGGGGGTTGGGGAAGTATTTTTGATTGCAGGCCAATCCAACGCCCAAGGTTTTTTTAATTTTGGCGGACCAGCAGCTTCTGATGACCGAGTCAATGCCGTGACATGGGATAACCAAAATTCGGATAAAACCAACAACCCAACCCTTACATTTGCACAGGTTACAGCCAATATGGTTATTGGCCCACGGGGTCGTAGTGCTTGGTGCTGGGGGGCATTGGGCGATTTACTCGTCAGAAAGCTAAATGTTCCAGTGATGTTTATGAACGCCTCTTGGTTTGACACTTCTACCCAAAACTGGTTAGATGCCGCCAATGGCAAGCCCGTTGAAAGCCGAGTACCAGGCGTTTTCTTACCACCAGGTATGCCTTATGCCAACCTCAAAGCATCACTCCAATATTATGGTTCTATCCTAGGATTACGGGCTGTTTTATGGTTGCAAGGAGAAAACGATGCCGCCGCCCGTGTAACAAAAGCAGCTTACCAAAATTCACTACAAGGCTTAGTAAACGTTGCTCGCATAGAGCAAGGAGAAGTCTTATCTTCACTCCCATGGGTATTGTCACGCACGTCTCGCTATGCCTTCAACAGCGCTTCGTTTGTATCTCAAGATGTGATTGAGGCACAAACAGCCGTCATAAACATTCCATTCAATAAATGCTACGGTGGGCCTTTCACCGATAATATTCAAGTACCTCGCCCAGCTAAAAACCCAGTAAATGGTGAAGACGATTATGTACACTTTCAAGGTCAAGGTCTAGCTGAGGTAGCTCGTGCGTGGGATAACTCGCTTCCTCCAAGCTTTTTTGCGACGGTAGTACCTGTCATGGCTCGGCAACTTCTACCCATCAGTATCTCTTGTAACACCCCTGCTGTTAGCTTTAATGCAAAAGCGCCTAATGGATTTTCTTCTTACACTTGGAGTACGGGCGAAACTACCCAAATCATTACGGTAAAGGGAGCAGGTACGTATCAAGTTACGATGAAAGATAACGCTGGGAATACCTACCTAACTGCTCCCATTACAGTGACGGAAAACGTTGAACCACCTGTTCCAACCATCACCCCAAGTGGTGAACAAGTGATTTGTGCCGATTCTTCAATCTTACTTTCAGTCAATGTATCGCCAGTCAATACAGTAACATGGAGTAACTCTTTTGAAGGAAGAACTATTTCCGTTAGAAACCCAGGTCAATACACGGCTAGAATTTCAAACATTTATGGATGTACTTCGTCCAATTCAGCACCCGTGACCATCAAAACCATCAGTATGAAAGCCCCAACTGTCATCCAATCGGGGCCTTACAGCGTACAGGCGGCTGTCGATTCGACGATTTATTCGTTTGCTGACTCAAAGGTTTCGGACATTTCTTGGGATTGGCAACAAGGTAGCAGAACATTGCCCAACAAACAATCTGCCATCAAAACAACGTCCATTGGTGCATTTAGTGCCCGTTCTCGGGTAACGTTTGTGTCTTCGGCAGGTGGAAGTTCACGTACGTGTGTATCTCCTTTTTCATCAGAAATAACCGTTCGTCCCGCTGGTGAGGAAGAAGGTTTAATTATTTATCCGAATCCAAGTCGTCATGGAAAAATTGCCATTGAAACCTTCCAAGACTTGACAAATGTGCAGATAACCGTAGCACATATTTCGGGTCAAGTGGTTTACCGTGAGAAACTTCCTGTGTTGGACATCCGTAAAGTAGTGGATTTGTCGCACCTCCCAGATGGCGAATATATTTTCAAAGTTTCGTCCACCACGCTCAACGATTCACGACGAATTATTATAGATTATTGA
- a CDS encoding NADH-quinone oxidoreductase subunit A, protein MRMNYLPSDYLPILIQLGLALAFIVVTMLVTHSIGPKRNSERKDEAFECGIESKGDARTPISIKYFLVAILFVLFDVEVIFMYPWAVNFQKLGSLGFVEMILFMGLLLAGFYYIIRKGVLDWEK, encoded by the coding sequence ATACGAATGAATTATTTACCTTCAGACTACCTACCTATCCTCATTCAACTAGGCTTGGCATTGGCCTTCATCGTGGTGACCATGCTAGTAACCCACTCGATTGGCCCAAAGCGAAACAGCGAGCGTAAAGACGAAGCTTTTGAATGTGGTATCGAATCAAAAGGAGATGCGCGTACTCCTATTTCCATCAAGTATTTTCTAGTAGCTATTCTTTTCGTCTTGTTTGACGTGGAGGTTATTTTTATGTACCCTTGGGCGGTCAATTTCCAAAAATTAGGGTCGCTAGGATTTGTAGAAATGATTTTATTCATGGGCTTGCTTTTGGCTGGCTTTTACTACATCATCCGTAAAGGTGTTTTAGACTGGGAAAAATAA
- a CDS encoding NADH-quinone oxidoreductase subunit B, translated as MATDIKIVEAPEGFEGSGFFATSFDKVVGLARSHSLWPLPFATSCCGIEFMSTMASRYDLARFGSERPSFSPRQADMLLVAGTIAKKMAPVLKQVYLQMAEPRWVIAIGACASSGGVFDTYSVLQGIDRVIPVDVYVPGCPPRPEQILEGIMQVRELTHNESLRRRNGAEYQALLASYNIQ; from the coding sequence ATGGCAACTGATATAAAAATAGTAGAAGCCCCTGAAGGATTCGAAGGTTCGGGCTTCTTCGCTACCTCGTTTGATAAAGTAGTAGGTTTGGCCCGTAGCCACTCGTTGTGGCCATTGCCGTTTGCGACGTCTTGCTGCGGAATTGAGTTTATGTCCACCATGGCTTCGCGTTATGACTTGGCTCGTTTTGGTTCAGAGCGTCCTAGTTTTTCACCTCGCCAAGCTGACATGTTGCTGGTTGCAGGAACTATTGCTAAGAAAATGGCCCCTGTCTTAAAACAAGTTTACCTTCAAATGGCCGAACCTCGTTGGGTCATTGCCATTGGGGCTTGTGCTTCAAGTGGTGGTGTTTTTGATACATACAGCGTTTTGCAGGGTATCGACCGCGTTATTCCTGTGGATGTATATGTACCAGGTTGCCCTCCTCGCCCTGAGCAAATTTTGGAAGGCATCATGCAAGTACGTGAACTTACCCACAACGAATCACTCCGCCGTCGTAATGGTGCCGAGTATCAAGCACTTTTGGCATCGTATAACATTCAGTAA
- a CDS encoding NADH-quinone oxidoreductase subunit C, translating to MLNNQSVAEEIVKKFGDDVYDFEEPFGLLTLTTTREQIIPMLEYLKNHSEFKIGFLTDITGVHFPDTTPATEYCVVYHLHSFIHNFRVRIKVFLAEADLHIPTASEVYASANWMERETFDFFGIIFDGHPNLVRILNMEEMDYHPMRREYPLEDATREDKIDALFGR from the coding sequence ATGCTCAACAATCAATCAGTAGCAGAAGAAATCGTCAAGAAATTTGGGGATGATGTATATGATTTTGAAGAGCCATTTGGGTTGCTCACGTTGACTACCACGCGTGAGCAGATTATTCCAATGCTCGAATACCTCAAAAATCACTCAGAATTTAAAATTGGCTTTCTAACAGATATTACTGGGGTACATTTTCCTGACACCACCCCCGCCACCGAATACTGTGTGGTATATCACTTGCACAGTTTTATTCACAATTTTCGGGTACGTATTAAGGTCTTTTTGGCAGAAGCCGATTTGCACATTCCAACGGCTTCCGAAGTATATGCAAGCGCCAATTGGATGGAACGCGAAACGTTTGACTTCTTCGGAATCATCTTCGATGGCCACCCTAATCTGGTTCGTATCCTGAACATGGAAGAAATGGATTACCATCCAATGCGCCGCGAGTATCCGTTGGAAGACGCTACTCGTGAAGATAAAATTGATGCTCTTTTTGGAAGATAA
- a CDS encoding NADH-quinone oxidoreductase subunit D, giving the protein MTEANIAKKNSGTLVKDEPIQYVNELTTLNLGPTHPATHGIFQNVLTMDGEKIIAGEQTVGYIHRAFEKIAERRPFYQITTLTDRMNYCSSPINNMGWHMTVEKLLGVEVPKRAQYIRVIMMELARIADHIVCNGILGVDTGAFTGFLYIYEYREKIYEIYEEMCGARLTTNMGRVGGMERDLSKEAIRKINDFLTTFPPILKEFERLFNRNRIFMDRTIGVGGISAERAMSYGFTGPNLRAAGVDYDVRVMNPYSSYEDFKFDIPVGQHGDTYDRFMVRNEEIWQSLSIIEQALKNLPEGPHFADAPEYYLPPKQEVYRSMEALIYHFKIVMGEIDAPVGEVYHAVEGGNGELGFYLISDGGRTPYRLHFRRPCFIYYQAYPEMCVGSTISDAIVTMSSLNVIAGELDA; this is encoded by the coding sequence ATGACCGAAGCTAACATTGCCAAAAAAAATAGCGGTACTCTGGTCAAAGACGAACCAATACAGTACGTCAATGAACTGACTACCCTTAACCTTGGCCCTACCCACCCCGCCACACACGGTATTTTCCAAAACGTGTTGACGATGGATGGTGAAAAAATCATTGCTGGGGAACAAACAGTCGGGTATATCCACCGTGCTTTTGAAAAAATTGCCGAGCGTCGTCCGTTTTACCAAATTACGACCCTCACCGACCGCATGAACTACTGCTCGTCGCCTATCAATAACATGGGATGGCACATGACGGTAGAAAAACTCCTCGGCGTTGAGGTTCCGAAACGGGCTCAATACATCCGTGTTATTATGATGGAATTGGCACGTATTGCTGACCACATCGTTTGTAACGGTATCTTGGGTGTTGACACGGGAGCATTTACGGGCTTTTTGTATATCTACGAGTACCGTGAAAAAATCTACGAAATTTACGAAGAAATGTGTGGGGCGCGGCTGACAACCAACATGGGGCGCGTTGGTGGAATGGAGCGCGATTTGTCGAAAGAAGCCATTCGCAAAATCAATGACTTTTTAACGACTTTTCCTCCTATTTTAAAAGAGTTTGAGCGTCTGTTCAATCGTAACCGTATTTTTATGGATCGTACAATTGGCGTGGGGGGTATCTCCGCAGAACGTGCGATGAGTTACGGTTTCACAGGGCCCAACCTTCGTGCCGCTGGAGTTGATTATGATGTACGCGTCATGAATCCTTATTCTTCTTACGAAGATTTTAAATTTGATATTCCTGTTGGACAGCACGGTGATACTTACGATCGCTTTATGGTTCGTAACGAAGAAATCTGGCAAAGTTTGAGCATCATTGAACAAGCTTTGAAAAATCTGCCAGAGGGGCCTCATTTTGCTGATGCTCCCGAATACTATTTACCTCCAAAACAGGAAGTATATCGAAGCATGGAAGCGCTCATCTATCACTTCAAAATTGTGATGGGTGAAATCGACGCTCCCGTTGGCGAGGTGTATCATGCCGTTGAAGGCGGAAACGGAGAACTTGGATTCTACTTAATCAGCGATGGTGGACGCACGCCTTACCGTTTGCACTTCCGTCGTCCGTGTTTTATTTATTATCAGGCTTATCCTGAAATGTGCGTTGGTAGCACCATCTCAGATGCTATCGTGACCATGAGTAGTCTTAACGTAATTGCAGGTGAGTTGGATGCTTAA